The following coding sequences are from one Anolis sagrei isolate rAnoSag1 chromosome 6, rAnoSag1.mat, whole genome shotgun sequence window:
- the LOC132778380 gene encoding amine oxidase [copper-containing] 3-like produces the protein MNMKAVVVLLLLALATIFALVCVLLTKKEKSTKCVLSELQNPPEDISTDQSKIFADLTADEMIRVVEYLKDHLGVHLEDAFYAKPSDNCIYYLDLHLPTKTEVLSFLNRGTDRPSREALAVVYFGNQPDPNITEYIVGPLPLPTYHRDITLRKFGKKVPYHSRPVTEREYRDIDIFIFQSLAEVSSLLQACCEYNGTNLATLTTAPRGFVSGDRATWFVLFHNVVGSGYYIHPIGLEVLVNHSSLSISEWTIEKVFYNGQYYQDLAQLKKEFNEGRVKEVRVKMARQHDFASTKPSKLSHPGPFQFEPHGIRYKVHGSHVSWQSWAFTFGMNVNTGPRLFDIRFDNQRIVYELSLQEALAIYGSNCPGGMVTRYMDGSLGIGRFAYELVRGVDCPYMATYVDRHYLIDSDTPKLNKNSFCIFEHDMGVPLRRHFSNLGSFYYGGIPKYALVVRSISTLINYDYVWDFVFYQNGAIEVKVHATGYISSSFFTAGGNAYGNRVGEHTLGTMHNHLINYKVDLDVGGPKNSLVAVDMEFETVQAPWSPEHQIQRPKLTTKILDKEEKATFPLDGKVPRYLHFSTSQENHWNQERGYRIQIVSFAGDSLPQTSPMERSISWNRYKLAVTKRKEEESTSTCIYNQNDPWDPLVVFADFIDNETIINEDLVAWVSVGFLHVPHAEDIPTTVTLGNGVGFLLRPYNYFDADPSAKSPDSVYFTAKEDTSKCEVTHVACLRNTASCSPSLPSFTYGGFGNVTAP, from the exons ATGAACATGAAAGCTGTTGTGGTTCTTCTCCTCTTAGCCTTGGCTACCATTTTTGCTTTAGTTTGCGTCTTGCTGACTAAAAAGGAGAAAAGCACCAAGTGTGTCCTCTCCGAGCTGCAGAACCCTCCAGAGGACATCTCCACAGATCAGAGCAAGATCTTTGCTGACCTGACAGCAGACGAGATGATCCGAGTGGTGGAATACCTCAAAGACCATCTTGGCGTCCACCTGGAAGATGCTTTCTATGCCAAACCATCGGATAATTGTATTTACTATCTAGATCTACACCTCCCCACTAAAACAGAAGTACTGAGCTTCCTCAACCGTGGAACGGACCGACCGTCTCGAGAGGCATTGGCTGTGGTGTACTTTGGAAACCAACCAGATCCAAATATCACAGAATACATAGTGGGTCCTCTTCCGCTTCCAACATACCATCGAGACATCACCCTGAGGAAATTTGGCAAGAAGGTGCCATACCACAGCAGGCCGGTGACGGAGAGAGAGTACAGAGATATTGATATTTTCATTTTCCAATCGCTTGCAGAGGTCTCCAGCCTCCTTCAAGCATGCTGTGAATATAATGGGACAAACTTGGCTACTCTGACTACAGCTCCTCGAGGGTTTGTGTCCGGTGACAGAGCCACCTGGTTTGTCCTGTTCCACAATGTGGTGGGCAGTGGCTACTATATCCATCCTATTGGTCTGGAGGTGCTAGTGAACCACAGCAGTCTCAGCATCTCAGAGTGGACAATTGAGAAAGTGTTCTATAATGGTCAGTATTATCAGGACCTGGCCCAGCTGAAGAAGGAGTTCAACGAGGGACGGGTGAAGGAGGTCAGAGTGAAGATGGCCAGGCAGCACGATTTTGCTTCCACAAAGCCTTCCAAGCTTTCTCATCCAGGCCCTTTTCAGTTTGAACCCCATGGAATACGCTACAAGGTACACGGCAGCCATGTTTCCTGGCAATCGTGGGCGTTTACCTTTGGGATGAATGTAAACACAGGACCACGACTCTTTGACATCCGATTTGACAATCAGCGGATTGTCTATGAGCTGAGTCTGCAAGAAGCCCTTGCCATTTATGGCTCCAACTGTCCTGGAGGAATGGTGACCAGGTACATGGATGGCAGTCTAGGCATTGGGAGGTTTGCTTATGAGCTAGTTCGAGGTGTGGACTGCCCCTACATGGCCACTTATGTGGACCGACATTACTTGATAGACTCAGACACGCCAAAACTGAACAAAAACTCCTTCTGCATCTTTGAGCATGACATGGGTGTGCCTCTGCGTCGTCATTTTTCTAACTTGGGGTCTTTCTATTATGGAGGGATTCCTAAGTATGCTCTGGTCGTGAGGTCCATTTCGACCCTTATCAACTATGACTATGTCTGGGATTTTGTGTTCTATCAAAATGGTGCTATAGAAGTCAAAGTCCATGCCACTGGATATATCAGTTCTTCATTCTTCACTGCGGGTGGTAATGCATATGGCAACAGGGTAGGGGAACACACGCTTGGAACCATGCACAACCATTTGATAAACTACAAAGTTGACTTGGATGTAGGAG GACCCAAGAACTCTTTGGTGGCTGTCGATATGGAGTTTGAGACTGTGCAAGCCCCTTGGAGTCCAGAACACCAGATCCAGCGCCCAAAGCTCACCACTAAAATCCTGGACAAAGAAGAAAAAGCCACCTTCCCACTTGATGGCAAAGTTCCTCGATATCTACACTTCTCTACCAGTCAGGAGAACCACTGGAATCAAGAGCGCGGATACCGCATCCAAATAGTCAGTTTTGCTGGAGACTCCCTGCCCCAAACTAGCCCAATGGAGAGGTCCATCAGTTGGAACAG ATACAAGTTGGCTGTcaccaaaaggaaagaggaagagtcGACCAGCACCTGCATCTACAACCAGAATGACCCTTGGGACCCACTAGTGGTCTTTGCTGACTTCATAGACAATGAGACCATCATCAATGAG GATCTGGTGGCCTGGGTCTCCGTCGGATTCTTACACGTGCCACATGCTGAAGACATCCCCACCACTGTGACACTTGGCAATGGGGTTGGCTTTTTACTACGGCCTTACAACTACTTCGACGCTGACCCATCCGCCAAGTCCCCTGACAGCGTGTACTTCACAGCGAAAGAAGACACAAGCAAATGTGAGGTCACCCATGTTGCTTGCTTACGAAATACAGCTTCGTGTTCTCCCAGCCTTCCGTCTTTCACATACGGTGGCTTTGGGAATGTGACAGCTCCTTGA